In Runella sp. SP2, the genomic window GTACTAGGCGTACTTTATCTTAAAATTCGCAGCTTCTTTAAAACCTACATTCGCCATAATGAGCCGAAAGAGGTGCCTATCATGGGCATTACTGAAATGGCGTAATCCAATTTTATTTTTCCCAAAAACCGCTTTAGACACTCCTAAAGCGGTTTTTTTATGTTGTAAAAAATATTTTTCGTAAAATGTATTGACATTATATGTATATACATATATATTTGCATCATCAATTTTGATATAACTCAATTAAGACAATACAGCAATGGCAACTTCAACATGGGTAATCGACCCAACACACTCAGAAGTACAGTTTAAAGTAAAGCACCTTGTGATCTCAACCGTAACAGGTAGCTTCAAATCATTTGAAGGTTCAGTTCAAACCGAAGGCGATAGCTTCGACGGGGCGAGCATCCAATTTACAGCCGACGTAAACAGCATTGACACCAACATGGAACAGCGCGATGGTCACTTGAAAAGCGCTGATTTCTTTGATGCAGAAAACTTCCCCACACTTTCGTTTGCTTCTACGTCATTTGTACAAAAAGGTGATGATGAATTTACACTTACGGGAGATTTGACCCTTAGAGGTGTAACAAAATCTATCAGCCTTGCCGTTAACTACGGTGGTCAAATGGTAGATTTCTACGGAAATACCAAAGCAGGTTTTGAACTTACAGGAAAAATCAACCGTAAAGATTTTGGTTTGAACTGGGGAGCAGTAACCGAAGCAGGTGGTGTGGTAGTAAGCGACGAAGTAAAACTTCACTTCAATATCCAAGTAGCGAAACAAGCGTAATGAGACTTGAGTAGCAAAGCAAAAGTTAAATTTGCTTTGCTACTTACAACAAAAGCGGCGATTTTCAGATGGAAATCGCCGCTTTTGTTTGTACTACTAGAAGAACTACTAAGCCGCTAAAGGCGAAGCAGTGCTTAAATCTAGGCTACGCGACTCAGCCAACAACGCTTTGAGGTCGTTGCGGCGGCGGTAGTTTAATCGGATGGCACGCCACCAAATGTAGCGCTGGTGCTTTTCCGAATTTTGTGCCAATTCGAGATCTGCTTTTTCCTCATTATAAGGAAAATGAAATACCCCTGTTCGTTTGAACGAAAGCGGTATTAGCTCTTCAAAGCCTGTTACCATCGCTTCATTGAGCGAAGTTACAACTTCCGCAAGCTGCAATTCGTTGGTAGCATTTGGTTTTACCTTAATTTTAGGTGGTGCTACCAAGCCCAAAGCCAGTCCAAACTGCTTCATAAATTTAACGAGAGAAATCTCTTCCAGGATCACTGGTGCATATACCTCTGGGCGCGTAAAGAGCTCTTTTGCCGCCAATACGCGGTAGAGATACTTACGGTTCTCGGCACTGATACGAAGTTTGTAATACCCCGTTTTACCGTGCCTACCCAAGTATTTTCTTACTTTGGTAGGCCCTGCGTTATAAGCAGCGGCTACCATCGACCACGACCCAAGTTCGTGGTACAGATTGACAAAATACTGACAAGCAGCGTGTGTAGATTTCACTAAATCTTCCCGCTCATCGACGTTTTCGTTGATGACTAAGCCCATCGCACGGGCTGTTTGTGGCATAAATTGCCAGTACCCATAAGCACCTCGGTGTGAAACTGCCTTTGCTTCAAGTGCACTTTCGACTACGCACAGGTATTTAAAATCTGAAGGGACTTGGTACTGCTTTAGAATCGGTTCAATCACACGAAAGAATTTCTGCGCGCGAGGTTTTATCTCTTGAAGGGGCATACTAGCTGTATGCATCAACGCAGATTGAAAATAAGTAAGTACCTGCTTTTCGTAAACTGGCAATGGTTCGTCACAAAAACGGATACAAGTAGATTCGTTAAAGCCCTCGGCTTGCGCTCCTACTGTGTACAACAGAAGTGTTGAAAGAATAAGACATTGTTTCCTTTTCAAAACAAATTTTGGTTAGTTAAACATTGCGACGTATAGTCTTAAAAAAGTCACAGGACGCCGCTTTTCCATAGCTGATTTTGCTTTGTTAACGTAAAGTTAGTAAAAAATTGTACAATTACCCAATTATTTATCGGTAGATTATCAGGTAGTTGCAAAAAACCACTCTACGTTTTATCACAAAGGAATCAAAAACCGTGCCTAATTCTTAGCTGTTTTTACGGGCAAAAGTCAATAAAAAAAGGCTGCCTTTTTACAGCAACCTTTCTTCTGGCCTTTGGGGCTTTTATTGGTTATTTGGCCAAAGCATCGGCTATTTTTCGGTCATTTGCCAAACGAGGGACTTTGTTTTGCCCACCTAATTTCCCTTGCGAACGCATGTAATCAATGAACGCATTTTTGGGCAGGGCATTGATTTTAAGCGGCCGTAAAATACTTCCCGAAATTAAGTCATCGTAATAGACGTTTAATTTTGCCAAACGTTCGTCAATGTCTTTGGCAAATTGCTCCATGTTCTTAGGGAGTGTTGCAAATTCAATGAGCCACTCGTGATAAGGCAAACCCTCAGAAGGAGTCACCATCGGAGCCACCGTAAACTCTACGACTTCAGTTTCGGGGTGGCGCTGCATCGCGTATTGAAGTGCCTTTTCCACTTCTTCGCCAATGACGTGCTCACCAAAGGCCGAAATAAAGTGCTTGATGCGCCCAGTTACCAGCAAACGGTAAGGGTCTTTAGACACAAATTTCACGGTATCACCGATTGAGTACCCCCACAGTCCTGCATTGTTGTTGATAATCAGGGCGTAGTTTTTACCGACTTCCACTTGTTCGAGGGTCAAGCGAGTGGGGTTTTCGTTGAAAAACTCGTCAGCAGGAATAAACTCGTAGAAAATACCTGTATCGGCCAACAACAACAAGCCTTCAGAATCTTGAGAATCTTGGTAAGCAATAAAACCTTCCGAAGCGGGGTACATTTCAATTGAATCAATTTTTTTGCCAATCGAGTCAAATAATTTGGCACGATACGGTTCAAAATTTACCCCACCATAAACAAATAACTGAAAGTCAGGGAAAACATCTTTGATGGGTTTGCCCGTACGCGCAATGATACGGTCAAAATACATCTGCACCCAAGGCGGAATGCCCGAAATCAGGGACATCCGTTGATTGATGGTTTCGTCGATGATACGCTCTAGCTTCTCTTCCCACTCTTCGATGCAGTTGGTTTCGTAAGAGGGCATTTGGTTGGTGCGCAGGTACGCGGGCACGTGGTGGTTAGAGATACCTGACAAACGACCCGTAGGTACACTTCCTTTCGTATCTAAAACGGGACTGCCCGACAAGAAGATAAGTTTTTGGTCTAAAAATTCTGCTTTGCCTGTTTCGTGAATGTAATTCAAAAGGGCATTGCGAGCAGAATCAATGTGATTGGAGATAGAGTCTTTGCTAATAGGGATGTATTTGGTGCCAGAAGTAGTACCCGAAGTTTTGGCAAAATAAATAGGCTTGGCAGGCCACAGCACATCGTCTTTACCGTCGATGACTTGTTGGATATACCCTTTCAAGTCTTCATAATCCCGCACAGGGACGGCTTGTTTAAAATCTTCGTACGAATGTATGTCCTTAAAAAAGTGCTCTCGTCCGAACACCGTATGTTTGGCTTGACCAATTAGGCGCTGACGCCAATTGTCTTGAGCGGCGGGTGCATTGTACATCCACCCTTGTTGCTGGTTAGCAATGTACCGAGCCAGCGGCTTACTAAGCGAAGAGCGAAAGCCCATTTTTTCGTAGTTATAATGGTTATACGGAAAGGCGATACACCTACCGACGCACCAAAAATAGACGATTTATGGCGTTTGCTCAAAAAAAGCGTTGTTTATCTAATCTCTACGACTTTAAATTCGGTTCTGCGGTTGCGTCTGTATTCGGCTTCCGTACAAATCACCCCGTCAACGCACCCGTTTACTGGCATACTTTCGCCCATTCCTGTTGCTTTTAATCGCTTACGAGCTACGCCTTTTGCTACCATGTAGTTAACAATTTCTTGTGCTCTGTTTTGGGATACTGTTTTGTTGCGACTGGCTTCACCACGGCTATCGGTATGCGAAAGAATTTCTGCTTGCAACGACGGATAACGCTTCATCGTAGCCACTAGCTTGTCTAGTTCACGGGCGGCGTCGGGGCTAATGGTACGTTTGCCTTGGTCATGATAGATATTGTCTAACTGCACGATATCCCCCTTTTTTAGTAACCCCACGTCGTTTGATAGTACTTTTGGTGCGGTTTTCTTCGGTACTCTGGCGATTTTGAGGGTGTTTGTACCGTAAGTATCTTTGGAGTAAATCAAGGTATAGTCACAACCTTCCAGGATCTCAAAATCATACTTACCATCAGGCCCTGTAATCGTTTCGTATATTTTTTTATCGCATTCGTTTCGTAGCCTTACCAATACTCCTTCAATCGGTTGGCGGTCGGTTTCGGTCCGTACGATTCCCCTAACGCGCGAATGTTTGAGGTGTTGGAGCGAATCAGTCAGGGATGTTTTTTTTTTTTGAGGGTCTTCGTTTTGGCTCACCATGGTTTGAAGCACCACAGGATGCGCCAAACTAAGTTCAAGTCGCGTGGGTTTGTCGTCGGTCAGGTGGTGGGTAGAAAAACCAACGGTATTATCAACAAAACCCTCTTTTGACACCGTAAAAATAAAATCGTTATCAGACGCCAAACAAAGGTGTGCCCAGCCATCGGCATCAGTCTGCAGTGTTTTCTCGGTTGACTCTCCTCCGATTTTGGAACGAATGGCAATCGTTGCACTGTCGAGGCGTTGCATGGTTTCGGCGTCAAACACCCGCAATAACAATTCCCGACATTCGTACAACGAGCTTTCACGCGTGAAGCGGTAAATATCATCGTCGCCCTCGCGTCGGTTGCTACTAAAATACCCCGTAGTACGTGCGCCGTCGGTTACAATGCCAAAATCATCGGCTTTAGAGTTGATAGGAGCGTCGAGGTGAATGACCTCAATCACCTTAGTTCCGTCTTTGCTCAACACGGCATAGTACAAATCAAGGCCGCCCAATCCCCCTTTTCTTCCCGAGGTAGAAAAATAGAGATTCCCTACTTCATCCACAAACGGAAACACTTCATCTTGGCGGGTATTGAGCTCTTTGCCCATATTAATTGGCTTCGACCACTGTTCATTTTCCCAACGCGATACGTAAATATCTTTTCCTCCCATTCCTTTTGGCATATCTGATACAAAATACAACAAATTGCCGTCTTTGCTCAACGCTGGGTGGGCTGTAGAATATTCGTCGCTGTTAAACCCAAGTTCTTGCACGTTGGTCCAGTCGCCATTTCCCCACTGCGCCGTGTATAACTTTAATTTGATGTTTTTGTCTTCACTCATCCCTTTTTGACCTTCATTGAAGTTATTACGGGTAAAAATGATGCGTGAGCCATCAGCACTAAAAGTTGCGGGGCCTTCGTGAAAGCGGGTATTCAATTCTTTGCTAAACGAAATTGGCTTGCCAGGTTTGGCCACTTCTCCCGTGGATGTAGCCGCTTCGCTGTTAAGTCCGTAGGAATTATAGCTGCCTAAAGTGCGCGAATCGTTAGAGGTTGGGCGCGTGTAGGCATCACTGCCCAAACGGCCATTTTTGGAAGCAGAGGCAGTAGGTTTATTGGTCTCTTTGCCACTTGTTTCTGTTCCATCCGAATGAAGCGTGGTCGTTGCTTTGATTTCGTCGCGATTCGGAATATAAAACAAATCGAGGTAACCTTTTTGAGTTGATTCCGAAGACACCGAGGTTTTTCCCGACAGATATACCAAGCCGTTTTTATAGTACATAGGGCTAAATTCGGCGTCGGAGGTATTAATTCCCAGGTAATCTAAACGGTACGTAATTCGTTTTTTAGTATAAGTTTGGGCACTTTGCATTTGTCGGCCTTCTTGCTGTTTTTCAGCTTGGTAGCGCTCAAAATACCGTTGCGATTCTTGCATTTGCCCGAGGTTGGCTAACACTTTTGCGTAGTGTAAATAGTGCGTAGTAAGTCCTCCCGATAGCCCTTGTTCTGCCAATGCTTGCTGGTAAAAACTAGCGGCTCTTTCGCTATCGCCCAATTGGAGATACGCATACCCCATGTTGAGAAAGGTTATCTGACGTTGATTTGCAGGTAGCAATCCATCGTCGATCACGTCTTGATACAATGCAATTGCCTTGGCGTAAGCTTGTGTATCAAACTGACGATTGGCTTGTTGGAGCAATGTCTCACGAACGGGCGTTTGTGCCATTGCTGAAACTGAAACCAATGCAGCTAAACAAAGATGCTTGAGTTTATTCATGGGTGATTGCATTTTTACCCAGTAGGGTTCTCCTAATAATTTTTTAACGAATGATGCTTAACGACTTATTGTCAAAAATCTTGAAAACTCGCGTCCATCACTCAGTTTAATAACATAGAAATAAGTTCCTGTCGTGAGTGCCCCTTGCAGGCCTCCGTTCCAGTCGTTTTTATAATCATCGGCCTGATACACAACTCCTCCCCAGCGGTTGTAAATCTCCACCGAAGCCTTGAGTGCGGTTGGCTTTTTAATCACAAAAAAATCGTTGATACCGTCTGAATTAGGCGAAAAACCTTCGGGAATAAACACGTCTTTGTCGTCACCACGGAGGGTGTTCAAAGCAATGGGCGTTGGTTCTGCATCGTCGGTAGGGTCTTCGTTTTGGTTAATGTCGGGCCAATTGCCATTGGCAGATTTATC contains:
- a CDS encoding lytic transglycosylase domain-containing protein; translation: MKRKQCLILSTLLLYTVGAQAEGFNESTCIRFCDEPLPVYEKQVLTYFQSALMHTASMPLQEIKPRAQKFFRVIEPILKQYQVPSDFKYLCVVESALEAKAVSHRGAYGYWQFMPQTARAMGLVINENVDEREDLVKSTHAACQYFVNLYHELGSWSMVAAAYNAGPTKVRKYLGRHGKTGYYKLRISAENRKYLYRVLAAKELFTRPEVYAPVILEEISLVKFMKQFGLALGLVAPPKIKVKPNATNELQLAEVVTSLNEAMVTGFEELIPLSFKRTGVFHFPYNEEKADLELAQNSEKHQRYIWWRAIRLNYRRRNDLKALLAESRSLDLSTASPLAA
- a CDS encoding OmpA family protein, encoding MNKLKHLCLAALVSVSAMAQTPVRETLLQQANRQFDTQAYAKAIALYQDVIDDGLLPANQRQITFLNMGYAYLQLGDSERAASFYQQALAEQGLSGGLTTHYLHYAKVLANLGQMQESQRYFERYQAEKQQEGRQMQSAQTYTKKRITYRLDYLGINTSDAEFSPMYYKNGLVYLSGKTSVSSESTQKGYLDLFYIPNRDEIKATTTLHSDGTETSGKETNKPTASASKNGRLGSDAYTRPTSNDSRTLGSYNSYGLNSEAATSTGEVAKPGKPISFSKELNTRFHEGPATFSADGSRIIFTRNNFNEGQKGMSEDKNIKLKLYTAQWGNGDWTNVQELGFNSDEYSTAHPALSKDGNLLYFVSDMPKGMGGKDIYVSRWENEQWSKPINMGKELNTRQDEVFPFVDEVGNLYFSTSGRKGGLGGLDLYYAVLSKDGTKVIEVIHLDAPINSKADDFGIVTDGARTTGYFSSNRREGDDDIYRFTRESSLYECRELLLRVFDAETMQRLDSATIAIRSKIGGESTEKTLQTDADGWAHLCLASDNDFIFTVSKEGFVDNTVGFSTHHLTDDKPTRLELSLAHPVVLQTMVSQNEDPQKKKTSLTDSLQHLKHSRVRGIVRTETDRQPIEGVLVRLRNECDKKIYETITGPDGKYDFEILEGCDYTLIYSKDTYGTNTLKIARVPKKTAPKVLSNDVGLLKKGDIVQLDNIYHDQGKRTISPDAARELDKLVATMKRYPSLQAEILSHTDSRGEASRNKTVSQNRAQEIVNYMVAKGVARKRLKATGMGESMPVNGCVDGVICTEAEYRRNRRTEFKVVEIR
- a CDS encoding GH3 auxin-responsive promoter family protein, which codes for MGFRSSLSKPLARYIANQQQGWMYNAPAAQDNWRQRLIGQAKHTVFGREHFFKDIHSYEDFKQAVPVRDYEDLKGYIQQVIDGKDDVLWPAKPIYFAKTSGTTSGTKYIPISKDSISNHIDSARNALLNYIHETGKAEFLDQKLIFLSGSPVLDTKGSVPTGRLSGISNHHVPAYLRTNQMPSYETNCIEEWEEKLERIIDETINQRMSLISGIPPWVQMYFDRIIARTGKPIKDVFPDFQLFVYGGVNFEPYRAKLFDSIGKKIDSIEMYPASEGFIAYQDSQDSEGLLLLADTGIFYEFIPADEFFNENPTRLTLEQVEVGKNYALIINNNAGLWGYSIGDTVKFVSKDPYRLLVTGRIKHFISAFGEHVIGEEVEKALQYAMQRHPETEVVEFTVAPMVTPSEGLPYHEWLIEFATLPKNMEQFAKDIDERLAKLNVYYDDLISGSILRPLKINALPKNAFIDYMRSQGKLGGQNKVPRLANDRKIADALAK
- a CDS encoding YceI family protein, translated to MATSTWVIDPTHSEVQFKVKHLVISTVTGSFKSFEGSVQTEGDSFDGASIQFTADVNSIDTNMEQRDGHLKSADFFDAENFPTLSFASTSFVQKGDDEFTLTGDLTLRGVTKSISLAVNYGGQMVDFYGNTKAGFELTGKINRKDFGLNWGAVTEAGGVVVSDEVKLHFNIQVAKQA